The Rhineura floridana isolate rRhiFlo1 chromosome 8, rRhiFlo1.hap2, whole genome shotgun sequence genome includes a region encoding these proteins:
- the ETFRF1 gene encoding electron transfer flavoprotein regulatory factor 1: MANSLRYEVLNLYKNLLYLGKEYPKGASYFRSRLKTAFLKNKDVKDPEKIKELIARGEFVMKELEALYFLRKYRALKQRYYEDDDK, from the exons ATGGCCAATTCTTTAAGATATGAAGTGCTGaatctttacaaaaat CTACTGTATCTCGGAAAGGAATACCCCAAAGGGGCCAGCTACTTTCGGTCCCGACTGAAGACAGCTTTCTTAAAAAACAAGGATGTGAAGGACCCTGAAAAAATCAAAGAACTCATTGCCAGAGGGGAGTTTGTAATGAAAGAGCTGGAGGCTTTATACTTCCTCAGAAAATACCGAGCTCTGAAACAGCGTTACTATGAAGACGATGACAAGTGA